From Synoicihabitans lomoniglobus, the proteins below share one genomic window:
- a CDS encoding LamG-like jellyroll fold domain-containing protein, producing MLTKLSLLPGFRRLLLAAVAGFLLPASLLAQAEFAGRYVGSMNTIVSAGGFNLESGIGVYFADVEANGSINFNGVLTGTVSASGAVTFTGGSQFANMGITSATISGGTISSEYGSLVANGTTRYRINASTGYTAAAGAGGGSGGGGGGSGGGGGGTTGDLLAYYSFDNPANPFNDDSGRGVTLAPVNGSPTLTAGRVGNGALSTNGVRLRALVNSSFSTTTASMSYFIKITGAGNWNPRVVAVQKPGTSTHYYGSFIAGTSTGPRKLASYHLTGNRARIYETPAASTLVTAPDPDWTHVAVTHDGSTVRIYLNGEVVLTQANAGAIDTFSSGMLSIAGSDNGLDLFQGALDEIRIFNRELTAAEVTTLSTGGAVGTAVSTEGATGSISYDVIAAPNNLVGYRNRVGQSLQFSITGALSGSVWGSGIYTDDSSLAKAAVHAGVVSPGQTKTVTVNIVAGQSSYPASTANGVTTSSWGAWGGSYSFADASGVTIGQVATTAPVTAANFSVVNTSIALGQRLVLPIQIDGVGPFTYQWFLNGVAINGATANPYVINSVTAAYAGSYSVRVANVAGSNTYTVGSVAVNGAGAPTFVLQPFDKVVAPGGTFALAASAAGSGLSYQWFRNGTALSGETGSILLRNNASANDAGSYTVRVTNSGGSVTSQAATVSLSATASTLRNISVRTNAANGQVITPGFVIRGTGTKRVLIRAIGPGLTQFGLTGVMPNPKVTVYDSNQQVVASNDDWNAATATAISAGVGAFAITPGSLDAALVVDLPAENAYTAQITGSDGQGGLVILEVYDADEAPTSKLVNVSVRSNADSGNDALIMGVSLQGTGKRTLLIRGIGPTLGGFGVAGTIVDPQLTIFDSAQRSVLTNDNWSNADFVYELLEATNFVGAFALGAGTNDSATLSLLDPGNYTIQITPTDGNDGEALAEIYEVP from the coding sequence ATGTTAACGAAACTCTCCCTCCTGCCCGGTTTCCGGCGGCTGCTTTTGGCCGCAGTCGCGGGCTTTCTGCTCCCCGCGAGCCTGCTCGCGCAGGCGGAATTCGCCGGCCGCTACGTCGGCTCCATGAACACCATCGTCAGTGCCGGTGGCTTCAATCTGGAATCCGGCATCGGCGTGTATTTCGCCGACGTGGAAGCAAACGGCAGCATCAATTTCAACGGTGTGCTTACGGGCACCGTCTCGGCCAGCGGCGCGGTGACCTTCACCGGCGGCTCCCAATTTGCCAACATGGGCATCACCTCCGCCACCATTTCCGGCGGCACCATCAGCTCCGAATACGGTTCCTTGGTCGCCAACGGCACGACCCGATACCGGATCAACGCCAGCACCGGCTACACGGCGGCGGCGGGTGCCGGAGGTGGTTCCGGCGGAGGAGGTGGCGGTTCCGGCGGCGGTGGCGGCGGCACCACCGGGGACCTGCTCGCCTACTACTCCTTCGACAACCCTGCCAACCCCTTCAACGACGACTCCGGCCGCGGCGTGACGCTCGCGCCGGTCAATGGTTCACCCACGTTGACCGCCGGCCGCGTCGGCAACGGCGCGCTTTCCACCAACGGAGTGCGCCTGCGCGCTTTGGTGAACAGCAGCTTCAGCACGACCACCGCGTCGATGTCCTACTTCATCAAAATCACCGGCGCGGGCAACTGGAACCCCCGCGTGGTCGCGGTGCAAAAACCCGGCACCTCCACGCACTACTACGGCTCCTTCATTGCCGGCACCAGCACGGGACCGCGCAAACTCGCCAGCTACCATCTCACGGGCAACCGCGCCCGCATCTATGAAACTCCCGCCGCCTCCACTCTGGTCACCGCGCCAGACCCGGACTGGACCCACGTCGCCGTGACCCACGACGGCTCGACCGTCCGCATTTACCTCAATGGCGAGGTCGTGCTTACCCAAGCCAACGCCGGTGCCATCGACACGTTCTCCAGCGGCATGCTCTCCATCGCCGGTTCCGACAACGGCCTCGATCTCTTCCAGGGCGCACTCGACGAGATTCGCATCTTCAACCGCGAACTGACCGCCGCCGAGGTCACCACGCTCTCCACCGGCGGCGCGGTCGGCACCGCCGTTTCCACGGAAGGTGCGACCGGCTCGATCAGCTACGATGTGATCGCCGCGCCCAACAATCTCGTCGGTTACCGCAATCGCGTCGGTCAATCCCTTCAGTTCTCCATCACGGGCGCGCTCAGCGGTTCCGTCTGGGGCAGCGGGATCTACACAGATGACAGTTCTCTCGCCAAAGCCGCCGTCCACGCCGGGGTGGTTTCCCCCGGCCAAACCAAGACCGTCACCGTCAATATCGTGGCCGGTCAAAGCAGCTACCCCGCCTCCACCGCCAACGGAGTCACGACCAGCAGCTGGGGCGCGTGGGGTGGATCTTACTCCTTCGCCGATGCTTCCGGCGTGACCATTGGTCAAGTCGCCACGACCGCGCCCGTGACCGCCGCCAACTTCAGCGTGGTCAACACCAGCATCGCGCTCGGCCAACGCTTGGTATTGCCGATCCAGATCGATGGTGTCGGCCCCTTCACCTACCAATGGTTCCTCAACGGTGTCGCCATCAACGGTGCCACGGCCAACCCCTACGTGATCAATTCCGTCACCGCCGCCTACGCCGGCAGCTACTCCGTGCGAGTCGCCAACGTTGCCGGATCCAACACCTACACCGTCGGCTCGGTCGCCGTGAACGGAGCGGGTGCCCCCACGTTCGTGCTGCAACCTTTCGACAAGGTTGTCGCTCCCGGCGGCACCTTCGCCCTGGCCGCCTCCGCCGCCGGTTCCGGCCTGAGTTACCAGTGGTTCCGTAACGGCACCGCCCTCTCCGGCGAAACCGGCTCGATTCTGCTCCGCAACAACGCCAGCGCCAACGATGCCGGCAGCTACACCGTGCGGGTCACCAACAGCGGCGGCAGTGTGACGTCGCAAGCCGCCACCGTGTCACTGAGTGCGACCGCTTCCACCCTGCGCAATATCTCGGTGCGCACCAACGCCGCCAATGGTCAGGTCATCACCCCGGGCTTCGTCATCCGCGGCACCGGCACCAAGCGTGTGCTCATCCGCGCCATCGGCCCGGGACTCACCCAGTTCGGACTCACCGGCGTGATGCCCAACCCCAAGGTCACCGTGTATGATTCCAATCAACAAGTCGTCGCCAGCAACGACGACTGGAATGCCGCCACCGCCACGGCCATCTCGGCCGGAGTCGGCGCCTTCGCCATCACCCCGGGCAGCCTCGATGCCGCCCTCGTCGTCGATCTCCCCGCGGAAAACGCCTATACCGCGCAAATCACCGGATCCGATGGTCAGGGCGGCCTCGTCATCCTCGAGGTCTACGACGCCGACGAGGCACCGACTTCGAAACTCGTCAACGTCTCCGTGCGCAGCAACGCCGACAGCGGCAACGACGCGCTCATCATGGGCGTCAGCCTGCAAGGCACCGGCAAGCGCACCCTGCTCATCCGCGGCATCGGACCGACCCTCGGCGGCTTCGGGGTCGCCGGCACGATCGTCGATCCGCAGCTGACGATCTTCGACAGCGCCCAGCGTTCGGTCCTTACCAACGACAACTGGAGCAACGCCGACTTCGTCTACGAGTTGTTGGAAGCCACCAACTTCGTGGGCGCATTCGCCCTCGGAGCCGGCACCAACGACTCCGCCACGTTGTCCCTGCTCGATCCCGGCAACTACACCATCCAGATCACGCCCACCGACGGCAACGACGGTGAAGCCCTCGCCGAAATCTACGAAGTGCCGTAA
- a CDS encoding ATP-dependent DNA helicase has protein sequence MDFDLTARTARLSVGELADFAVGPRDGGEGQSGIWRAQLGSYWHRELQTQTTSENPDAHFEVAVDGEVAHRGWRISLNGRIDQLVPQGETTVLREIKTLTKAVPVPEPELRADYPHYFAQLAIYLSLRRLSAPESALRGELIFVEAGSGLSQTVRFTREDEAMFDARLERLTQFLDLHRRALERRRTLTFAPAFPELRPGQEDTRQQLETALTAQRVVAFEAPTGFGKTGVMLETALESLRSGSCDRVIYLTSKSTGQLQVVHTLQRMTDPAACHLIGDKRSQAEPTRLAVWHVRNKGEHCVNTTFHCVRDQCRFIQDVETRWPGSGLDRFHLFENEARDLPTLRAAGRDAGVCPYEITRTALAFQDVWVGDYNYVFAPRNRGLFENQPGWNPARTMLIIDEAHNLPSRVADAHSHRITAAEARAVLSELDHQRAPSSFQRAWESWTLLLSSLRATEALDAHAEDDVLDVLTRIADQLPTMPVDFAAMGPQLADTIWLTAELVDWLRSVTLTRLLWSPRDTELNFTCLDAAPVTGSILRTFGHVVLASATVGPTDALAAAVGLDANALGRVNALTPWRDHSYAVAVDLRVDTRYQQRRRHFSRTAETVARLHAAATGAPVVFFPSYAYAETIERQLDTDGHVLRVALQPRLPDLAAQSAWVEQSLALADVLFLVLGSSFAEGIDMLGGRVTHAMVVGPALPEVNARQRARLTELERQGVSRDDAFDRVYRIPGLQKVNQGLGRLVRAPGQRTQVLLHCQRFIEPGFARLLAKDYQFGTHIPDDAALEEWLVTSA, from the coding sequence ATGGACTTCGATCTCACCGCCCGCACCGCCCGACTCAGCGTTGGCGAACTCGCGGACTTTGCGGTCGGACCCCGCGACGGCGGCGAAGGTCAAAGCGGCATCTGGCGCGCTCAACTCGGCAGTTACTGGCACCGCGAACTGCAAACGCAGACCACCAGCGAAAACCCCGACGCGCATTTCGAAGTGGCGGTCGACGGCGAGGTCGCCCACCGCGGCTGGCGGATCTCACTCAACGGCCGCATCGACCAACTCGTGCCGCAAGGCGAGACGACCGTGCTGCGCGAAATTAAAACACTCACGAAAGCCGTGCCGGTGCCCGAGCCCGAACTGCGAGCCGACTACCCGCACTACTTTGCCCAGCTCGCCATCTACCTTTCCCTGCGCCGACTGTCCGCCCCCGAATCGGCGCTCCGCGGTGAACTGATCTTTGTCGAAGCCGGCAGTGGTCTTTCCCAAACGGTCCGCTTCACGCGCGAAGACGAAGCAATGTTCGACGCCCGGTTGGAACGACTGACGCAGTTCCTCGATCTGCATCGCCGCGCCCTGGAACGACGGCGCACGCTCACCTTTGCCCCGGCGTTTCCAGAATTGCGGCCCGGACAGGAAGATACCCGTCAGCAACTCGAAACCGCCCTCACCGCGCAACGCGTGGTCGCTTTCGAGGCGCCCACGGGTTTCGGCAAAACCGGCGTCATGCTGGAGACCGCCCTGGAGTCCCTGCGCTCCGGCTCCTGCGATCGCGTCATTTACCTCACCAGCAAATCCACCGGCCAACTCCAAGTCGTGCACACCCTGCAACGCATGACGGACCCCGCAGCTTGTCACCTAATAGGTGACAAACGATCGCAGGCGGAGCCCACGCGGCTCGCGGTGTGGCACGTGCGCAACAAGGGCGAACATTGCGTGAACACCACGTTTCACTGCGTGCGCGATCAGTGCCGGTTTATCCAGGATGTGGAGACGCGGTGGCCGGGCAGCGGCCTCGATCGTTTCCATCTGTTCGAAAACGAAGCGCGCGATTTGCCGACCTTGCGCGCCGCGGGTCGAGACGCCGGGGTCTGTCCTTACGAAATCACGCGCACCGCGCTGGCTTTCCAGGACGTGTGGGTCGGCGACTACAACTACGTCTTCGCGCCGCGCAACCGGGGCTTGTTCGAAAACCAACCCGGCTGGAATCCCGCCCGCACGATGCTCATCATCGACGAGGCCCACAATCTGCCCTCCCGCGTGGCCGACGCGCACTCCCACCGCATTACCGCCGCCGAAGCACGCGCCGTGCTCTCCGAACTCGATCATCAGCGGGCCCCGTCTTCGTTTCAACGGGCGTGGGAATCGTGGACCCTCCTGCTGAGTTCGCTGCGCGCGACCGAGGCACTCGATGCCCACGCCGAGGACGACGTGCTGGATGTGCTCACCCGCATTGCGGATCAACTCCCCACCATGCCGGTCGATTTCGCCGCCATGGGTCCCCAACTCGCGGATACGATCTGGCTGACCGCCGAGCTCGTCGACTGGTTGCGCAGCGTGACCCTGACCCGCCTGCTGTGGTCGCCGCGCGACACAGAGCTCAACTTCACGTGTCTCGACGCCGCACCCGTCACAGGCAGCATCCTGCGCACCTTTGGTCACGTCGTGTTGGCCAGCGCCACGGTCGGCCCCACCGATGCCCTGGCAGCCGCGGTCGGTCTCGATGCAAACGCGCTCGGTCGGGTCAATGCCCTCACACCGTGGCGCGATCACAGTTACGCCGTCGCGGTGGATCTGCGCGTCGACACCCGTTATCAGCAACGCCGACGCCACTTCAGCCGCACGGCGGAAACCGTGGCTCGATTGCACGCCGCCGCCACCGGCGCGCCCGTGGTGTTTTTTCCCAGCTACGCCTACGCGGAGACCATTGAGCGCCAACTCGATACCGACGGCCACGTCTTGCGGGTGGCGTTGCAGCCGCGTTTGCCCGACCTCGCCGCGCAATCCGCCTGGGTGGAGCAATCACTCGCGCTCGCCGATGTGCTGTTTCTCGTGCTGGGCAGCAGTTTCGCCGAAGGCATCGACATGCTCGGAGGTCGGGTGACGCATGCCATGGTGGTCGGTCCCGCCTTGCCCGAGGTCAACGCGCGTCAACGCGCTCGGCTCACGGAACTGGAGCGCCAGGGCGTGTCGCGCGACGATGCCTTCGATCGCGTCTACCGCATCCCCGGGTTGCAAAAAGTGAACCAAGGACTCGGCCGTCTCGTGCGCGCTCCCGGACAACGCACGCAGGTGCTGCTGCATTGCCAGCGATTCATCGAGCCCGGTTTCGCTCGATTGTTGGCCAAGGACTATCAGTTCGGCACGCATATCCCGGACGACGCGGCGCTGGAGGAGTGGCTCGTGACGAGCGCGTAG
- a CDS encoding DUF502 domain-containing protein, whose protein sequence is MPKPPKSKFTSARNAFLSGLLLLAPLAVTWVVFSWLVDRVGGTFRPFFFFAVPDNLRQESLEIVWNVLATLIVVLLVTTLGVVSRYVFTAYFGRTAERVINNIPGVGSVYRTVKQIVDTFSAQKRNVFEKVVLVEYPAPGSHVVGFLTNRAKGELQHRTESELWTVFIPTTPNPTSGFLIFYPSEKVTELDMTVGDAMKLIISGGTVVPPWPPPAKTHPPLPETADASSA, encoded by the coding sequence ATGCCGAAACCGCCCAAGTCCAAGTTCACCTCCGCGCGCAATGCGTTCCTCTCGGGCCTGCTCCTGCTGGCCCCGCTCGCGGTCACGTGGGTGGTGTTTTCCTGGTTGGTCGATCGGGTCGGCGGCACGTTCCGACCGTTCTTCTTCTTTGCCGTCCCGGACAACCTGCGTCAGGAGAGCTTGGAGATCGTGTGGAATGTCCTGGCCACGCTGATCGTCGTCCTGCTCGTCACGACCCTCGGCGTGGTCTCGCGCTACGTCTTCACCGCTTACTTCGGCCGGACCGCCGAGCGCGTGATCAATAACATTCCCGGAGTCGGATCGGTTTACCGCACGGTGAAGCAAATCGTCGACACGTTCAGCGCCCAAAAACGCAACGTGTTCGAGAAGGTCGTGCTTGTGGAATATCCCGCCCCGGGCTCTCACGTCGTCGGCTTCCTCACCAACCGCGCCAAGGGGGAGCTGCAGCATCGCACCGAGTCCGAACTGTGGACCGTGTTCATTCCCACCACGCCCAATCCGACGTCCGGTTTTCTCATTTTTTATCCCAGCGAGAAGGTCACCGAACTGGACATGACCGTCGGTGACGCCATGAAACTCATCATCTCGGGCGGCACCGTCGTGCCGCCGTGGCCGCCGCCCGCGAAGACCCATCCTCCTCTGCCCGAAACGGCCGACGCTTCCTCCGCCTGA
- a CDS encoding immunoglobulin domain-containing protein, with the protein MHASALIPAFICLIATSVSLPALPDLDEVGIPVSVAGKVTTEVELGADPGFDMIIPVEPAPATVITPGSRLVVRLAAAFGDVTDVNWYHGGTLIASNQSTLVIESASPDNSGRYRATFSGHSRFSATTPQAILIATTDRHRLVNQSTRVTISPSSPTATFGFVISPPAAGSYYGQRVLIRIVGPDLADFGVENPLSDPLYTLHDANGGDITPGMIFPAVIYEDGSTPQSRYVATVAEQARIVGAFPIDAAVQYPVTSRSVADAPNLTAGAYTLTVTSASGGTGDVLVEIYEVRTEGFSYPISP; encoded by the coding sequence ATGCATGCTTCCGCTTTGATCCCTGCCTTTATTTGTCTCATCGCCACTAGCGTATCTCTCCCGGCTTTACCCGATCTGGATGAAGTGGGCATTCCGGTCAGCGTTGCGGGCAAAGTAACCACCGAGGTGGAACTCGGGGCTGATCCCGGATTCGATATGATCATACCCGTTGAGCCGGCCCCTGCGACGGTGATCACGCCCGGCAGCCGCTTGGTGGTCCGCCTGGCGGCAGCGTTTGGGGACGTCACTGACGTGAACTGGTATCACGGCGGGACGCTGATCGCCTCCAACCAATCCACATTGGTCATCGAATCAGCCAGCCCTGATAATTCCGGCCGCTATCGGGCCACGTTCTCCGGCCACAGCAGGTTCAGTGCGACGACGCCGCAAGCAATTCTGATCGCCACCACGGACCGCCACCGCTTGGTCAATCAATCCACCCGGGTGACGATCTCCCCCAGTTCTCCGACCGCCACTTTTGGGTTCGTGATCAGTCCTCCCGCCGCAGGTTCCTACTATGGACAACGTGTCTTGATTCGGATCGTGGGACCCGATCTTGCCGACTTCGGCGTCGAGAATCCGCTGTCTGACCCGCTCTACACTCTCCATGACGCGAACGGCGGTGATATCACTCCGGGAATGATATTTCCCGCCGTAATTTACGAAGACGGAAGCACGCCTCAGTCCCGCTACGTTGCAACCGTAGCCGAGCAGGCGCGAATCGTCGGCGCATTCCCGATCGATGCGGCGGTGCAATATCCCGTCACTTCGCGCAGTGTGGCCGATGCTCCCAACTTAACCGCCGGGGCCTACACGCTCACCGTCACGTCCGCTTCGGGCGGCACGGGCGACGTGCTCGTGGAAATTTATGAAGTGAGGACCGAAGGGTTCAGCTACCCGATCTCCCCCTAA